From the genome of Lycorma delicatula isolate Av1 chromosome 11, ASM4794821v1, whole genome shotgun sequence, one region includes:
- the LOC142332301 gene encoding uncharacterized protein LOC142332301 produces MNNSTNQNKDIHAQSALLLGKEDGTSDAKKSIKDDFKVRIAGSDRIQIRDTEMKNAAYKMPYMCGLQSLSSLSTLGNDIENTVKSSLGLQTLDLDDKKKTNNNNKNKDNVKDDIKVRINGSEDINIAYNETNNNNETSDLRGLSRLSNLNKEIKEDVRQSLGLSLKTDDNKDLREYIKISVVESQHTHVGSNLIVEPASVLPTDDKFQPDTSKRGKFLRKNTTHMKTFTEDDVESLKFLNKILIYSILVLVACICFILILTLRDKVS; encoded by the coding sequence atgaataattctacaaatcaaaataaagatattCATGCTCAAAGTGCATTACTATTAGGAAAAGAAGATGGAACAAGTGACGCAAAAAAATCGATTAAAGATGATTTTAAAGTACGAATTGCAGGATCAGATCGCATACAAATACGcgatactgaaatgaaaaatgcAGCATATAAAATGCCTTACATGTGTGGATTGCAAAGTTTATCGTCGTTATCGACGTTGGGAAACGATATAGAAAATACAGTAAAGTCAAGTTTAGGTTTACAAACATTAGATTTGGAtgataagaaaaaaactaataacaacaataaaaataaagataacgttaAAGATGATATAAAAGTACGAATAAATGGATCAGAAGATATTAATATCGCAtataatgaaactaataataataatgaaacttcTGATCTCAGAGGATTAAGtcgtttatcaaatttaaataaagaaataaaagaagatgTGAGACAAAGTTTAGGTTTATCTTTGAAAACTGATGATAATAAAGATCTAAGGGAATATATTAAGATATCTGTAGTGGAATCACAACATACTCATGTGGGCTCTAATTTAATCGTGGAACCAGCATCTGTATTACCAACAGATGATAAGTTTCAACCAGATACATCAAAACGAggaaagtttttaagaaaaaatactacGCATATGAAGACTTTTACTGAAGATGATGtggaatcattaaaatttttaaataaaattttaatatattcaattttagttttagttgcttgtatttgctttattttaatactaacacTAAGGGATAAagtatcataa